Part of the Bacillus spongiae genome is shown below.
TTGTGTCTGCCTTATTTTTTATGATTGTTGTAACGGTTTTAGAATGGTTACCTGTCTTAACAACAAATGAGAAGAGCTGGCTTTATTTAATGCTCTTTACACTTTTAGCATGTAACACTTATCAGTTATTGATGCTTCCGAAGTATAATCAGCGGCAAGGGTAATAAGAATAAAGGTATACGTAGAAAGAGTGAGTGGCTAGGATAAGTAGCCCTCACTCTTTTTGTGGGTAAAACTAAGGAACTAGCTTTGTTCGTACCTCACCATTTGCTATGAGCTCTGAAATAGTGACAAAGTTTCCTTTTGCTTTTAAAGATTGGATAATGTCAGGCAAAGCTTCTTTTGTTTGTTTAGCTGAATCAGAAGCATGGAATAATAAAATGTCACCTTCAGAAGCAGGCTTCGCATTGGCAACAATCTTTTCAGTACCTGGATTTGTCCAATCATGAGAATTGACACTCCAGTGCACGACTGTATACCCAAGAGATTCAGCGATGTTTATTACTTCCTTATTAAAATCCCCTGTAGGTGCCCGCACAAGTTTAATGTTATCAATTTTAAGTTTATTAAATACTTCAATTGCCTTTGAAAGGTCATTACGAATCTCTTGACCCTCTAGTTCTGCGTAATTAACGTAGTTGTATCCAAGTATTCCGATTTCGTATCCAAGTTCATGTATTTCTTTTGTCAAATCAGGGTGGCTTTCTGCCCAG
Proteins encoded:
- the pdaB gene encoding polysaccharide deacetylase family sporulation protein PdaB; the protein is MIQFHVWNVKRLKFISLIIIISFFTAVLFYTQSTNSFPAFSTKEGPRAIFKGEKGIALTFNIGWGDEKAKPILTELKRLNVKSATFFLSGSWAESHPDLTKEIHELGYEIGILGYNYVNYAELEGQEIRNDLSKAIEVFNKLKIDNIKLVRAPTGDFNKEVINIAESLGYTVVHWSVNSHDWTNPGTEKIVANAKPASEGDILLFHASDSAKQTKEALPDIIQSLKAKGNFVTISELIANGEVRTKLVP